In the genome of Cryptomeria japonica chromosome 8, Sugi_1.0, whole genome shotgun sequence, one region contains:
- the LOC131032296 gene encoding calvin cycle protein CP12-1, chloroplastic: MAASMATTSTVPKALFFPSNNAVPLTPKISSSMKFQPKPHVGRLGRMGLSKRSLVVAMAVPPPPPAKEGKLSDAVQQSIANAKERCAEDENSGECAAAWDEVEELSATRSDIRTKEKGSDPLEAYCKENPETDECRTYDD; the protein is encoded by the coding sequence ATGGCTGCTTCAATGGCTACAACATCCACAGTCCCCAAGGCCCTCTTTTTCCCGTCAAATAACGCTGTTCCCCTGACACCCAAGATCTCCTCCTCCATGAAATTTCAGCCCAAACCCCATGTGGGTCGTCTGGGCAGAATGGGTTTGAGCAAAAGAAGCTTGGTGGTGGCCATGGcggttcctcctcctcctccagccAAGGAAGGAAAACTTTCAGACGCTGTGCAACAGAGCATTGCAAATGCCAAAGAACGGTGTGCAGAGGATGAAAATTCAGGGGAATGCGCAGCTGCGTGGGATGAAGTTGAAGAATTGAGCGCTACGAGGAGTGATATTCGAACCAAGGAGAAAGGAAGCGACCCACTTGAGGCTTACTGTAAGGAAAACCCTGAGACAGACGAGTGTCGAACCTACGACGACTGA